One Saprospiraceae bacterium DNA window includes the following coding sequences:
- a CDS encoding GntP family permease: protein MLYTASLLIAAIASVILLSARFRFNVFFALLFVAAATGFAAGLDAEKVVGALKTGIGSTVEKIGLLIILGITLGVLLEKSGAMDSLARAMLRRTGQRKAPLALSMVGYLVGLPIFCDSGFVVLSGLLRSLSERSPGQRLWMVIALSSSLYAVHCLVPPHPGATAAAGILRADLGLVMLLGGLVALPVAAAGYFLGKWLSRWSIVSFEDVAAAPPPHAARLHPALAVPPILVPIMLIGLKSMLSLSPDYGEAIVWWSLLQMVGDPVVALFIGILFCIPLLRKMPRADWAPLLDTALAKSGNILLLTAAGGAFGEVIKALNIGEVFGQTLATSGLGLFVPFLLAAVLKTAQGSSTVAVISAAGIFAPFLPALGFESDAARSLALLAMGAGSMVVSHTNDSYFWVVSKFGDLDEMRALKTYTLTTAAMGATGLLGVWVLWLFV, encoded by the coding sequence ATGCTTTACACAGCCTCTCTACTTATAGCGGCCATCGCCTCCGTTATTCTGCTCTCCGCACGGTTCAGATTCAACGTGTTTTTCGCGCTGCTCTTCGTTGCTGCTGCGACGGGGTTTGCAGCGGGACTGGATGCCGAAAAAGTCGTTGGGGCACTCAAAACAGGCATTGGGAGCACCGTCGAAAAAATCGGGTTGCTCATTATTTTGGGCATCACGCTCGGTGTTCTGCTCGAAAAAAGCGGTGCCATGGACAGCCTTGCACGGGCCATGCTGCGCCGCACGGGGCAGCGCAAAGCGCCGCTCGCGCTGAGCATGGTGGGCTACTTGGTGGGGCTTCCTATTTTTTGCGATTCGGGTTTTGTGGTATTGTCGGGCTTGTTGCGCTCGCTCTCTGAGCGTTCGCCGGGGCAGCGTTTGTGGATGGTAATCGCGCTTTCCTCCTCCTTGTACGCGGTGCATTGTTTGGTGCCACCGCACCCCGGTGCCACTGCGGCGGCGGGCATTTTACGGGCCGACTTGGGGCTGGTCATGTTGCTAGGGGGGCTGGTCGCTCTGCCTGTCGCAGCGGCAGGCTATTTTTTGGGGAAATGGCTGAGCCGTTGGTCTATCGTGTCGTTTGAAGATGTAGCCGCTGCTCCCCCCCCTCACGCCGCTCGCCTTCACCCGGCGTTGGCTGTGCCGCCTATTTTGGTTCCGATAATGCTCATTGGTCTCAAATCAATGCTAAGCCTTAGCCCCGATTATGGCGAAGCTATTGTTTGGTGGTCACTGCTTCAAATGGTGGGCGACCCGGTAGTAGCTCTTTTCATAGGCATTTTGTTCTGCATACCGCTACTGCGAAAAATGCCCCGTGCGGATTGGGCACCTTTGCTTGATACCGCTCTTGCCAAATCAGGCAACATTCTGCTCCTCACGGCAGCCGGCGGGGCTTTTGGAGAGGTCATCAAAGCCTTGAATATCGGCGAAGTGTTTGGTCAGACTTTGGCGACCAGCGGGTTGGGGCTGTTCGTGCCGTTTTTGCTTGCGGCAGTGCTAAAAACTGCACAGGGCAGCTCTACTGTTGCTGTTATTTCTGCGGCGGGCATCTTTGCGCCGTTCTTGCCCGCGTTGGGTTTTGAGAGCGATGCGGCTCGCTCGCTGGCATTGCTGGCTATGGGGGCTGGCTCGATGGTTGTGTCTCACACCAACGACTCGTATTTTTGGGTTGTATCCAAATTTGGCGATCTGGACGAAATGCGGGCGCTCAAAACGTACACCCTGACGACAGCGGCGATGGGGGCAACGGGCTTGCTGGGTGTTTGGGTTTTATGGCTGTTCGTCTGA
- a CDS encoding bifunctional 4-hydroxy-2-oxoglutarate aldolase/2-dehydro-3-deoxy-phosphogluconate aldolase produces MDRLATYQTIAGSGLVPLFYHPAPQIAFEVAVACHRGGAKVLEFTNRGHFAHEVFAELRKRTVRELPGLLLGVGSVQDAGSAALYLQMGADFIVTPLLREDVILTCNRRKVAIIPGVSTSSEIGRAEELGCELVKIAPGEVLGPQFLKAHRAPCPWTRAMISGGVSSDEANLRGWFEAGAACVGIGSKLISSEILEKKDWLKLEEKVQEVCRIIQTIRA; encoded by the coding sequence ATGGACCGTTTAGCCACTTATCAAACAATAGCAGGGTCCGGCCTTGTGCCATTGTTTTATCACCCCGCTCCCCAAATAGCATTTGAGGTTGCGGTTGCTTGTCATCGGGGCGGGGCGAAGGTGCTGGAATTTACCAACCGAGGGCATTTCGCCCACGAGGTGTTTGCTGAACTGCGCAAACGCACCGTGCGCGAACTGCCCGGCTTGCTGCTTGGTGTCGGCTCTGTTCAAGATGCAGGCTCGGCAGCCTTGTATCTCCAAATGGGAGCCGATTTTATTGTCACGCCACTGCTGCGCGAGGATGTGATTTTGACCTGCAACCGTCGGAAAGTCGCCATCATACCTGGGGTTTCGACCAGTTCGGAGATTGGCCGTGCGGAGGAACTGGGCTGCGAGCTGGTAAAAATTGCGCCCGGAGAAGTGCTGGGGCCACAGTTCCTCAAAGCTCACCGCGCTCCATGCCCTTGGACGCGAGCCATGATTTCTGGAGGTGTTTCGTCCGACGAGGCTAACCTGCGCGGGTGGTTCGAGGCCGGGGCAGCTTGCGTGGGCATAGGCAGCAAATTGATTTCCAGTGAGATTTTGGAAAAAAAGGATTGGCTGAAGCTGGAGGAAAAAGTACAGGAAGTGTGTCGCATCATTCAGACCATCCGTGCCTGA
- a CDS encoding MFS transporter — protein sequence MTQYRWSIVALLFFATTINYLDRQVISLLKEDYLDRQFGWTEQDYANIVIAFQIAYAIGLLLAGGIIDRVGTKIGYAASIVLWSIAAILHGFVGNTAGFIAVRGFLGVSEAGNFPAAIKTVAEWFPGKERALATGIFNTGSNIGAVFAPLIVPVIAVMFSWEMAFILTGAVGFVWLFFWWAMYRKPETHPKVNAAELAHINSDEAEIANVQSDEKPFSWFRLLRFRQTWAFVIGKLLTDPIWWFYLFWLPSFLKNEYGLTKTQLSLPLATVYMLAAIGSVMGGWLSGYFIERKGMAPFYARRRTLLIFAFFALPVLFSQALGSLNLWLAIFIIGIATAGHQGFSANIFTTVSDMFPKKAVASVTGIGGMAGAIGGILIASLAGLLFDHYKALGSIQTGYYIMFVVCSLAYLMAWLIMRALTPRFERIEI from the coding sequence ATGACTCAATATCGCTGGAGTATTGTCGCCCTGTTGTTCTTTGCAACGACCATCAATTATCTTGACCGTCAGGTCATCAGTCTGCTCAAAGAAGATTATTTGGACAGGCAGTTTGGCTGGACGGAGCAGGACTATGCTAACATAGTGATTGCCTTCCAAATAGCATACGCTATTGGCTTGCTTTTGGCAGGCGGCATCATTGACCGCGTTGGCACAAAGATTGGCTACGCGGCTTCCATTGTTTTGTGGAGCATTGCGGCCATTTTGCATGGTTTTGTGGGTAACACGGCGGGTTTTATTGCCGTACGCGGGTTTCTCGGCGTGAGCGAGGCTGGCAACTTCCCGGCAGCCATCAAAACAGTGGCCGAATGGTTTCCCGGAAAAGAACGCGCGCTTGCAACGGGCATTTTCAATACTGGAAGCAATATCGGAGCTGTGTTCGCACCACTAATAGTACCAGTCATTGCAGTCATGTTTTCATGGGAAATGGCGTTTATATTGACTGGCGCAGTAGGTTTTGTTTGGTTGTTCTTTTGGTGGGCGATGTACAGAAAACCTGAAACGCACCCGAAAGTGAACGCCGCGGAGCTGGCGCATATCAACAGCGATGAGGCCGAGATAGCTAATGTCCAGTCGGATGAAAAGCCGTTCAGTTGGTTCAGGCTGCTGCGATTCCGGCAAACATGGGCGTTTGTAATTGGCAAATTGCTCACCGACCCGATTTGGTGGTTTTATCTGTTCTGGCTACCATCTTTCCTCAAAAACGAGTATGGGCTTACCAAGACTCAACTGTCGCTTCCGTTGGCGACGGTATATATGCTTGCAGCGATAGGGAGCGTAATGGGCGGCTGGCTTTCAGGCTACTTCATTGAGAGAAAAGGGATGGCTCCTTTCTATGCTCGGCGACGTACTTTGCTTATTTTTGCTTTTTTTGCGCTGCCTGTGCTATTTTCTCAGGCACTTGGCTCATTGAATTTGTGGTTAGCCATTTTCATCATCGGCATAGCGACGGCTGGGCACCAAGGCTTTAGCGCCAACATCTTCACTACTGTTTCGGATATGTTTCCCAAAAAGGCTGTCGCTTCTGTTACGGGCATCGGCGGCATGGCAGGGGCTATTGGCGGTATATTGATTGCGAGTTTGGCAGGGCTGCTCTTTGACCACTACAAGGCGCTCGGCAGTATCCAGACTGGCTACTACATCATGTTTGTTGTTTGTAGCCTGGCTTATTTGATGGCATGGCTCATCATGCGGGCACTCACGCCGAGATTTGAACGAATAGAAATTTAG